CCAGATCGCCAGCGGCGTCGACCGGTCGGCGCGGCTGGCGCGCCAACTCCTCGACCTCGCCTCGGTGGATGCGGCGGACACATGGCCGGAAAGGAAGGAAGTCGACCTGCACGGCGTCCTTGCGGGTGCGGCGTCCGGCCTGAAAGCGCTTGCCGATGTCCGCGCTGTCTCGATCGATCTGGCGAATTGTGATCGGCCGAGGATCGTGGCTGAGCCGGTCTTCGTCGGAATGGCCGTGCGCAACGTGGTCGAGAACGCCATCCACCATGCGCCCCCCGGCACGACGGTAAGGATTTGCCTCGCGCGAAACGAGGAGACGGTTGCCGTCATCATCGAAGACGAAGGCCCGGGCATGAGCGACGAGGAACTCGCGCACGCGACCGAACGCTTCTATCGCGGCCGCAGCCGGCTGGAGACCGGCAGCGGCCTGGGGCTGGCCATCGTCGAAACCGTCATGAAGCGCTGCGGCGGCAATCTCGCCATCGCCAACCGCACGCCCCAAGGCCTGCGCGTCCGGCTCACATTCGACGCCGCTGCCGCATAGGGGCAGGGCGTCGAAGCCTCACTTGACGATGACCTTCGCGCCCTTGCCGACGCGGTCGTAGAGGTCGATCACATCCTGGTTCAGCATGCGGATGCAGCCAGCCGACACCGCCTTGCCGATGCTCGACGGTTCGTTCGTGCCGTGGATGCGGTAGAGCGTGTCGACGCCGTCCTGGAACAGATAGAGCGCGCGCGCGCCCATCGGGTTGCCGGGGCCGCCGTCGACGCCGCCGGCGTGCTTGCCGTAGCGCTCGGGATTGCGCTTGATCATGTTCGGCGTGGGGGTCCAGCGCGGCCATTCGCGCTTGTAGGCGAGGTCGGCCGTGCCCGAGAAGGCGCGTCCGGCTGCGCCCACGCCCACACCGTAGCGCAGAGCCTTGCCGCCCGGCTGGACGAGATAGAGAAACCGGCTGCCTGGATCGACGATGACCGTGCCGACCGGCTCGGCGGTCGGATAGTCGACGGTCTGCTTGTGAAACTGCTTCGGTATGCGGCCCATGTCGACGTCGGGAACCGGAAACTTCTCCTGGCGGGGCGGTGTCTTGCGTTTTTCGACAAGCGCCAACGCAGGCGCGCTTGCGCCTGCATTGGCTGAGTTGGGCGGCGGGCCGGACGTGGCGCAGCCCGCGATCGTGAGGCAGACGAGGGAGGTCGCGAGAAGACGCGCGAGGGGGCCGGTCTCGGGCCGGGACATTGGCATCGGAGTCTCGATTTCGGAGGAGAATTACTGCTGGACGCTTTCGCGGGCGTCCTTGACGACCTGGCGGAAGCCCATTTCATCGAGCGCGGAGGCGACCATGAAGGGTCCGATGAGATAGACGGGCGTGCCCTGCAGACCAAGCGCATCGGCCTGCGCGCCGTTGCGGCGGATCAGCGCCGTGATCTCCGCGTCGTGCTTCTTGGCGTCGCCCTCGAGCCGGGTCATGTCGACGCCCGAGG
This portion of the Mesorhizobium shangrilense genome encodes:
- a CDS encoding L,D-transpeptidase, which produces MPMSRPETGPLARLLATSLVCLTIAGCATSGPPPNSANAGASAPALALVEKRKTPPRQEKFPVPDVDMGRIPKQFHKQTVDYPTAEPVGTVIVDPGSRFLYLVQPGGKALRYGVGVGAAGRAFSGTADLAYKREWPRWTPTPNMIKRNPERYGKHAGGVDGGPGNPMGARALYLFQDGVDTLYRIHGTNEPSSIGKAVSAGCIRMLNQDVIDLYDRVGKGAKVIVK